A window of Pseudomonas mucidolens contains these coding sequences:
- a CDS encoding MerR family transcriptional regulator → MLEPSHNDELPVIPGKRYFTIGEVSELCAVKPHVLRYWEQEFPQLNPVKRTGNRRYYQRQDVLMIRQIRALLYDQGFTISGARQRMSGDEAKDDTTQYKQLIRQMISELEDVLVVLKK, encoded by the coding sequence ATGCTGGAACCAAGTCATAACGACGAGCTACCCGTCATCCCAGGCAAGCGCTACTTCACCATCGGTGAAGTCAGCGAGCTATGTGCGGTAAAACCGCACGTGCTGCGCTATTGGGAGCAGGAGTTTCCTCAACTCAACCCCGTAAAACGCACCGGGAACCGTCGGTATTATCAGCGCCAGGATGTGCTGATGATCCGACAGATCCGTGCGTTGCTCTATGACCAGGGGTTCACCATCAGTGGTGCGCGCCAACGTATGTCGGGTGATGAAGCCAAAGACGACACCACCCAGTACAAACAACTGATCCGCCAGATGATCTCCGAATTGGAAGATGTGCTGGTGGTTCTGAAAAAGTAA